In one Betta splendens chromosome 14, fBetSpl5.4, whole genome shotgun sequence genomic region, the following are encoded:
- the LOC114869393 gene encoding sodium/potassium/calcium exchanger 3 — MKAAARHRRPFQRFCCCGVGLVAVIWVAQIIQAPETGSSGIRPSVTGGTWRSTRRLLQEKSDNQSLDQPRAAIHEFPEDIFTKEQRKKGAVLLHVLCAIYMFYALAIVCDDYFVPSLEKISENLQLSEDVAGATFMAAGSSAPELFTSLIGVFITKGDVGVGTIVGSAVFNILVIIGLSGIFAGQTVTLTWWSLFRDSSYYILSVLALIMVIYDARVVWWESLLLMTMYVVYIIIMKFNSQIMVFVKRQFKSVGPCCVRSEAAREDKAGEDASACNTSMVLLSKAHSQEPPPVIMVDELLILNPHKLSFSEAGLRIMITPHFSPRTRLTMAGRMLISERQRLIRTSKNKRDGDAGSRGGSTSNSLKRTGSCSLENGGGRPGIGDTESREKPGVAVSQPEEEEEDEDGIFSPIRIPGGCCARVKWVITWPLGLLLYLTVPNCVLPRWHRWFMVTFVASTLWIAVFSYLMVWMVTIISYTLDIPDYIMGITFLAAGTSVPDCMASLIVARQGMGDMAVSNSIGSNIFDILLGLGFPWALRTLVVEHGSSVPINNKGLVYSVVLLLASVFLTVVSVHLNHWKLDRRLGLGLMFLYAIFLLCSILFGQM, encoded by the exons ATGAAAGCGGCAGCGAGGCACCGGCGGCCCTTCCagcggttctgctgctgtggagtcGGGCTGGTCGCCGTCATTTGGGTCGCGCAGATCATCCAGGCACCAG AGACCGGGTCTTCTGGGATTCGGCCCAGCGTGACCGGTGGCACGTGGCGATCGACTCGCAGGCTTCTGCAGGAGAAGTCGGACAACCAGAGCCTGGATCAGCCTCGAGCAG CCATCCATGAATTTCCAGAGGACATCTTCAccaaggagcagaggaagaagggaGCTGTGCTTCTACATGTCCTCTGT GCGATCTACATGTTCTACGCTCTGGCCATTGTCTGTGACGACTACTTCGTCCCTTCCCTGGAGAAGATTTCAGAG aacctgcagctcagtgaagatGTGGCCGGGGCAACGTTTATGGCTGCAGGAAGCTCTGCCCCTGAGCTTTTCACCTCTCTCATCG gtgTCTTCATCACTAAAGGAGACGTCGGGGTCGGCACGATCGTGGGCTCTGCCGTCTTCAACATCCTGGTCATCATCGGCCTGAGTGGGATTTTTGCAGGCCAG ACTGTGACTTTGACGTGGTGGTCCCTTTTTAGAGATTCCTCCTACTACATCCTCTCTGTACTGGCTCTCATCATG GTTATCTATGATGCCAGAGTGGTGTG GTGGGAGTCCCTGCTGCTCATGACCATGTATGTGGtctacatcatcatcatgaa GTTTAACTCCCAGATTATGGTGTTTGTGAAGCGCCAGTTCAAGAGCGTGGGACCGTGCTGCGTCAGGTCGGAGGCTGCCAGAGAGGACAAGGCGGGAGAAGACGCCTCCGCTTGCAACACCTCCATGGTGCTTCTCAGCAAAG CCCACAGTCAGGAGCCTCCTCCCGTCATCATGGTGGATGAACTCCTCATCCTCAACCCTCACAAGCTTTCCTTCTCCGAAGCTGGTCTGCGTATCATGATCACCCCCCACTTCTCCCCACGCACCAGGCTCACCATGGCAGGACGCATGCTGATCAGTGAG AGACAGAGGCTGATCCGTACTTCAAAGAACAAGCGCGATGGTGACGCCGGCTCAAGGGGAGGCTCAACCAGCAACAGCCTGAAGAGAACAGGCTCCTGCAGTCTGGAGAATGGAGGAGGGAGACCTGGGATAGGAGACACAGAGTCACGGGAAAAGCCAGGAGTTGCGGTGTCccagccggaggaggaggaagaggatgaagatgggATTTTTAGTCCCATCCGCATACCTG GTGGCTGCTGTGCGCGGGTGAAGTGGGTGATCACGTGGCCTCTGGGACTTCTGCTTTACCTCACTGTGCCTAACTGTGTTCTGCCACGCTGGCACCGCTGGTTCATGGTCACGTTCGTGGCCTCCACCCTGTGGATCGCTGTCTTTTCCTACCTCATGGTGTGGATG GTCACCATCATCAGCTACACACTAGACATCCCAGATTACATCATGGGAATAACCTTCCTGGCAGCAGGGACGAGCGTGCCAGACTGCATGGCCAGCCTGATTGTAGCTCgacaag GCATGGGGGACATGGCGGTGTCTAACTCCATAGGCAGCAATATCTTTGACATCCTGCTGGGTCTGGGTTTCCCCTGGGCTTTGCGTACCCTTGTGGTGGAGCACGGATCATCA GTCCCCATAAATAATAAGGGGCTGGTGTATTCTGTCGTCTTACTGCTGGCGTCCGTGTTTCTAACA GTGGTGAGTGTTCATCTGAACCACTGGAAGCTGGATCGCCGACTAGGTCTGGGCCTGATGTTTCTCTATGCGatcttcctgctctgctccatccTGTTCGGGCAGATGTGA